The genomic stretch TATTTCTTTTAGTAGATCGTCTTCAGAATTGGATCCTATATAGTAGGAACCAAAGTACATGATCACAACAGACCGCATCTGGGAACTCATGGCGCGAAAGCTTGCAGCAGAAGCCTCCTCCGCAGAAATGCAGGAGCTGGATCAGTTGCTGCGCGTACATCCCGATCTTCATGTGCCGGTCCAGACCATCACTGATCTCTGGCGTTACCGGGCTGAAAATTCAGATGTGACTGTACTGGAAGAGGCCTACAACCATCACCTGAACCGCATGCAGGAGATGGGTATTGCATTTGTAGGACCCTCCGGAGAAAATTCCGCACCCCCTGCCTTCCTGATAGAAAGGGAATACCCCAGCCGCCGCCAGCGACTCATGATCTGGCTGGCCGCCGCCTGCCTGCTGCTGATAGCCGGTGGACTCGTATTCTGGCTGGCCAGCCAACCAGGCAGCCCTGCTGAACCCTTAGCCGATAAAGCATTTGTCAATGAAATTGCTACCCGTAACGGGTCCAGGACCTCGGTTCATCTGCCGGATGGCACCCAGGTCTGGCTCAATGCAGGTAGTAAGCTCACCTACGATAAACAATTTGGTTCAGGTAAGCGGGAAGTGACACTGACCGGTGAAGCCTTTTTTGATGTGGCCCGCAATCCTTCTATACCATTTATAATACATACCGCCAGGATAGATGTGAAAGTGCTGGGCACCCGGTTCAACCTGAAGTCCTATCCCGGGGAGCAGACCTCTGAAGCAGCCCTCGTGAATGGCAGTATTGAGGTATCCATCAGGGAAAGATCCGCACAGCGGATCATCCTCCAGGCCAATGAGAAAATTGTGGTGGGAACAAATGACAGCCTGCAGGATGGACAGCAGACGAAGCTGTCCATCAGCCAGCAGGAAGCACCCCCGCCTATTATGGTGGTCAGTAAACTGAACTATGCGGTAACGGACAGCAGCCTGCTGGAAACCTCCTGGCTGCAGAACAAACTGGCCTTTAAAGATGAATCCTTCCGGGATGTGGCGGCTAAAATGGAGCGCTGGTATAATGTGAAGATCCGGTTTGCGGACAGGAGCCTGGAAACCCTGCGCTTTACCGGCACTTTTGAAACGGAAACCATTGGGCAGGCCCTACAGGCTTTGCAGATCACCGGGGAGTTCCGGTACAGGTTCGTGGACAACAAGACCGTTATGATCTCGAAATAATCATTCTATCATAAATAAACAGTATGACCCCGGAAAACAGCACTTAGCAAACACATCATAAAAAAACGGGAAATGCGCCAACATTTCCCGCGAATGAAAAAGTACCGGTAATGCTTTCCCTTGCCAGGTTGCAGCATTGCCGATTGTAAACCCTTTTCAATGCTTAAAGTATGAAAAAAATCAGGATTCACCCCTATTTTTTAGGGAGATCTAATTTCCAAAAGCTTGCTCTTGTTATGAAATTGACGGCCGCCATATTATTGATCACCTGTCTTCATGTTTCGGCCGGTGTTCACTCCCAGTCCAGGATCACACTGAATATGGAGTCCACGGACCTCAAATCAGTACTGGCTGCCATTGAAAAAAAGACCAGCTACCGTTTCCTCTACAATCAAAGCCTGTTATCAGACGACCTGAGGGTCAATGTACGGGCTGCAGATGAGGAAGTCCTCTCGGTCCTGGACCGTCTCCTGCTCAATACATCCCTTTCTTACCAGTTATTACAGAATAACCTGATCGTGCTGAAAAAAGCCGGCAGCGGTACATGGATCAGCTCCGAACCGGAAAAAGGACCCATCACCGGCCGGGTGCTGGATTCACTGGGCAATCCTGTCGCCGGCGCCTCCGTACGGGTGAAAGGGAATACCGGTGGTACTTCTACCGATGATCAGGGCCGCTTTTCCATGACTGTTCCTGATGATGCCGTCCTGGTCATTTCTTCTGTAGGTTTTGAAACTCAGGAAGTAAGCGTGGCCGGCAAAACCACTATTGACGTGACCCTTCGCACTGTTGAATCACAGCTGGAGCAGGTAGTGGTGATCGGTTATGGTACTTCCAGCCGCAAGGACCTGACCGGCGCTGTAGGCGTGGTCAATCCCGAGGAGCTGAACAAACGGATGACCGCCAGCCCCATGCAGGCCCTCCAGGGTAATGCCCCCGGTGTGCAGGTGGTGACCAATGGCGCACCCGGCGGATCGCCCACCGTGCGTATCCGTGGTGTTGGATCACTGATCAATACCGCTCCTTTATATGTGGTGGACGGTATGTTCATGGATAATATCGACTTTCTCAATACCAATGATATTGGTGAGATGACCGTGCTGAAAGACGCGTCCGCTGCCGCCATCTATGGGGTACGTGCTGCCAATGGCGTTGTGATCATCAACACCAGGAAAGGGAAATACAATCAGAAAACACGGGTAACCTATAACGGATACTTTGGTGTACAGCAACCCACCGGTAATTTTGACCTGGCCAATGGCTCAGAATATGCCGCCATGCAGCTGGCCAAAAGGACAAATGCAGATTCGCTGCGCGTAACTACCTCTGTGGCCAAATTCGGAGGCAGCGGCCTCAATCCGTCCACCAACACAGACTGGTACGATGAACTGATGAAATCCTCTGCACTGATGCATAACCATAGTATTGACCTGGCCGGCGGTAGCAATAAAGTGAGTTACACGGTTGGTGTGAACTACCTGTTCCAGGATGGTGTTACGGAAGCAGAGAACAACTATAAGCGGTATAATATCCGCCTGCAAATGGAAGCCAAGCCTTACGAATGGCTGAAACTGGGCCTGAACACACACCTGAGCAACTGGAACCAGAGAAATCCCAACAGGGAATCCTTTGCACTGGCCTATTTTGCTTCTCCATTATATCCTGTAATGGATCCCAGTAATTCACTGGCTTACCCGGTGAAGTATACTTCCTCCACTTCCCTGGGATATAATAATGGCATCTTCAACAACCCCATAGCATCGGCTAATTACTGGTACGATAAGTCCAAAACATTTCAGATCCTGCCTACCATTTATGCAGAAGCAGAGATCATCAAAAGCAAGCTGACCTTCCGCACACAGCTCAGTCAGCGCTATGCTTCCGGGCTGAACCAGAATTACATGCCGCAATATTATGTGGACAATACCCAGCAGAAGGCTCAATCTACCCTGACCACTACAGAAGACAGGGTAGAGAATTATATCCTGGATAACCTGCTTACCTATAAAGATGGTATCAAGGATCATCGCTGGACAGTATTGCTGGGCCAGTCGGTCCGTGAAGAAAGATACAGGTCTACCCAGGTGATCACAGACGGGGTACCTGATCAGCAGGAGTTCTGGTATGCCGACCAGGGCACACGCCGGATAGATGGGTATAACGAAACCGGCGCCCGCAACGGGTCCGCTTCTTTCTTTGGCAGGATCAACTATGACTATGCCGGTAGATACCTGCTGGCCTTTACTTTCCGGGCAGATGGTTCTTCCAAATACCAGGACAAATGGGGCTATTTTCCCTCTGTGGGCCTGGGCTGGGTGATCTCTGAGGAAAGCTTTATGCAGAACCAGAACCTGTTCTCCAACCTGAAACTGCGCGGCTCCTGGGGTAAACTGGGTAATGACGGGATCAATCCCAATACCGGTTATGCCATTATCAATACAGGGAATGGCTATTCAGGCATCTTCGGCAGTACCGGCAGCACCAATGGTACTTATATCAACGGCTATCGCATTGAAGGTATTTTCGGAAATATCGGCTGGGAAGAAGTTACGGAATGGAACGGTGGTGTTGACTTTACCATGCTGGGCAATAAGCTGAGCGGTTCACTGGACTATTTCCACCGGCAGACAGATCAGCTGGTATTTGAAAGAGGAGTGCCTTTCACCGGCACCAGGCAGATCGGTAACTGGGGAACAGTGAACAACAGTGGTTTTGAAATAGTACTGAACTGGAGGGATAAAATTGGGAACTGGGGCTACCAGATTGGTGGTAACCTGAGCACCCTGAAGAATGAGGTTGTTGACCTCTATGGCCTGAACAATATGCCTACAGGTGTGCCTGAGTTCCCTACCCGCCTGCAGGTAGGACAACCTTTCAATTTCTTTTATGGATATGAAGTAGAAGGTATCTACCAGAACCAGGCCGAGATTGCTGCTGATCCTATTGCCGTAGCCAATGGCGTTCAGCCCGGGTACTTTAAATACAAAGACCAGAATGGCGATAAGCTGCTGAACGACCAGGACCGCGTGAACATTGGCAGTTACCTGCCCAAAATGTATTACGGATTCAATATTAATCTTGACTATAAGAACTTCGATTTTGGTGTTTTCTTCCAGGGTACCGGTGGCAACAAGATCCTGAACAATAACCGGACCTTCCGCCAGAAATTCCCGGACATCAACGGGGATAAGGAGCTGATCACAAATCTCTGGACAGGCGAAGGATCTACCAACAAATATCCTTCTGCCTATGCATTGACGCAGTCCTGGAACAACAACGCCAGCTCTTTCTACGTAGAGAATGGCTCTTACCTGCGTTTGCAGAATGTGCAGCTGGGATACAATTTTAAAGTAGGAAAGGAAAACCCGGCCTCCTTCAGGGTGTATGCAACGGCTGACCGTCCACTGATCTGGACAAGGTACAGTGGCGTTACGCCTGAAGTGGCAGCGCCCTCACAACTCCCTAAGGACCGTTCCGGTATTCCCTCCACTACACCTGCCAACTTTATTTCAGCAACCGGGTATGATCAGAATGTATACCCCACCACAGCTGTGTATACGATCGGTGTAAGAATTACTTATTAATCTCAATCATTCAGCTCATGAAAAAGCGCAACTATTATATATTACTGGCCCTGGCGCTCATCGGCGCTACCGGTTGCCAGAAGTTCCTGGACCGCGATCTGGAAGACCAGCAAAGAGGAACTGTTATCGATTACACCGCACTGGATAATATGTACCTGCCGGTATCCGGTATTTACAGGGCCGCCGGCAGCGAAAATCCAGGCTTTACCCACTGGGTAGACCTGGGCCTGCGGACTGTAAGAGGGGATGATGTGGCCAAAGGCTCCTCTCCTAACGACCAGGGCACACTGACCGATGTCAAGACTTTTAAAAATGACAATCCCGGCGTAGTGTCTTTCTGGGCGCTCAACAACTACTGGAATGATCATTTCGGCCTGGTCCTCTATTGCAATGACGCCCTGATAGACCTGGACAGGTATGCTGCCAATATCCCTGCAGGGGACAATGTCAATATGGCCCGCTATAATTCCTATAAAGGCGAGGTCCGCTTTATCCGTGCCTGGGCGCATATGCTGGCGTCCCGGATCTTTGGTGATATACCTGTTGTTATTGATAATACTACCCTCGCTACCGTAGCTAAAAGACCTGCAGCCGATCTGCGGAAATGGATCATTGCAGAAATGGATACCTGCGCTCCCTGGATGGAAGATGCCCGGCCCAACGCCGCCAGCCATGTGGGCGCTGTAACCAGGTATTCCGCCCTGTTGCTGAAAGCGAAGGCTGCTGCGGATATTGCCGGTAATGACAATGGCAGCCCTTATTGGGATACTGTGCTGAACTGTACCAACCAGATCATCAGCAGCAATAAGTTCAACCTGTATGCTGATTATTACCAGCTGTTCAAGATCCCCGGAAAACTCAGCAATGAAGCCCTGTATGAATTGCAGTTCACTGACTTTGGCACCTCTTCCGGTACAGATGTTAAGCCCGGCGCTTTCTTCGATTTCCAGGGGCCTAACGGCAACCAGCAGGGTAGCCCTGTGGCCGGCTGGGGATTCCTGGAGCCTACGCAGGCCCTGCTGACCTTCTATAATGATCGCGATGATTCTGTACGCCGGAAAACAACCATCCTGTTTGCCGGCGCCGATGGGAATAGTTTTGTAACCACCCCCAGCGGCGACAAGATCTACGGCAATCCCAACGGGCAGACCCGCTTCATGGGTAAAGCCTATACACCCGCCAACCAGATGACGCCAGACCGGACCTCCTATGGCTCCAACAACAATGTACGCGTACTGCGGTATGCAGACGTGCTGCTGCTGAATGCAGAAGCCAGCGTACGGAAAGGACAAAGCGGTGATGCTTCCTTTAACCTGGTTCGCCAGCGGGCCAAGCTCAACCCCATCAGCGGCGTTACCCTGCAGCAGGTATTGGATGAACGCAAGGCAGAATTCTCCTGCGAATGGTGGGGGGAAAGGTACAATGATATCCTGCGCACCGGCCAGGCTGTCACCGTACTGGGACCTAATGGCTTTGCCGCCGGCAAAGAATTTTTACCGGTCCCGCTCACTCAGAAAGACCTGAATCCAAACCTGTGATCAGGTAGGATAAGCAATAGGATGACATCTTATAAAGGCTGTCTGTAAAAGACAGCCTTTATTTTCTCAC from Candidatus Pseudobacter hemicellulosilyticus encodes the following:
- a CDS encoding RagB/SusD family nutrient uptake outer membrane protein, whose amino-acid sequence is MKKRNYYILLALALIGATGCQKFLDRDLEDQQRGTVIDYTALDNMYLPVSGIYRAAGSENPGFTHWVDLGLRTVRGDDVAKGSSPNDQGTLTDVKTFKNDNPGVVSFWALNNYWNDHFGLVLYCNDALIDLDRYAANIPAGDNVNMARYNSYKGEVRFIRAWAHMLASRIFGDIPVVIDNTTLATVAKRPAADLRKWIIAEMDTCAPWMEDARPNAASHVGAVTRYSALLLKAKAAADIAGNDNGSPYWDTVLNCTNQIISSNKFNLYADYYQLFKIPGKLSNEALYELQFTDFGTSSGTDVKPGAFFDFQGPNGNQQGSPVAGWGFLEPTQALLTFYNDRDDSVRRKTTILFAGADGNSFVTTPSGDKIYGNPNGQTRFMGKAYTPANQMTPDRTSYGSNNNVRVLRYADVLLLNAEASVRKGQSGDASFNLVRQRAKLNPISGVTLQQVLDERKAEFSCEWWGERYNDILRTGQAVTVLGPNGFAAGKEFLPVPLTQKDLNPNL
- a CDS encoding SusC/RagA family TonB-linked outer membrane protein, with the protein product MKLTAAILLITCLHVSAGVHSQSRITLNMESTDLKSVLAAIEKKTSYRFLYNQSLLSDDLRVNVRAADEEVLSVLDRLLLNTSLSYQLLQNNLIVLKKAGSGTWISSEPEKGPITGRVLDSLGNPVAGASVRVKGNTGGTSTDDQGRFSMTVPDDAVLVISSVGFETQEVSVAGKTTIDVTLRTVESQLEQVVVIGYGTSSRKDLTGAVGVVNPEELNKRMTASPMQALQGNAPGVQVVTNGAPGGSPTVRIRGVGSLINTAPLYVVDGMFMDNIDFLNTNDIGEMTVLKDASAAAIYGVRAANGVVIINTRKGKYNQKTRVTYNGYFGVQQPTGNFDLANGSEYAAMQLAKRTNADSLRVTTSVAKFGGSGLNPSTNTDWYDELMKSSALMHNHSIDLAGGSNKVSYTVGVNYLFQDGVTEAENNYKRYNIRLQMEAKPYEWLKLGLNTHLSNWNQRNPNRESFALAYFASPLYPVMDPSNSLAYPVKYTSSTSLGYNNGIFNNPIASANYWYDKSKTFQILPTIYAEAEIIKSKLTFRTQLSQRYASGLNQNYMPQYYVDNTQQKAQSTLTTTEDRVENYILDNLLTYKDGIKDHRWTVLLGQSVREERYRSTQVITDGVPDQQEFWYADQGTRRIDGYNETGARNGSASFFGRINYDYAGRYLLAFTFRADGSSKYQDKWGYFPSVGLGWVISEESFMQNQNLFSNLKLRGSWGKLGNDGINPNTGYAIINTGNGYSGIFGSTGSTNGTYINGYRIEGIFGNIGWEEVTEWNGGVDFTMLGNKLSGSLDYFHRQTDQLVFERGVPFTGTRQIGNWGTVNNSGFEIVLNWRDKIGNWGYQIGGNLSTLKNEVVDLYGLNNMPTGVPEFPTRLQVGQPFNFFYGYEVEGIYQNQAEIAADPIAVANGVQPGYFKYKDQNGDKLLNDQDRVNIGSYLPKMYYGFNINLDYKNFDFGVFFQGTGGNKILNNNRTFRQKFPDINGDKELITNLWTGEGSTNKYPSAYALTQSWNNNASSFYVENGSYLRLQNVQLGYNFKVGKENPASFRVYATADRPLIWTRYSGVTPEVAAPSQLPKDRSGIPSTTPANFISATGYDQNVYPTTAVYTIGVRITY
- a CDS encoding DUF4974 domain-containing protein, which gives rise to MITTDRIWELMARKLAAEASSAEMQELDQLLRVHPDLHVPVQTITDLWRYRAENSDVTVLEEAYNHHLNRMQEMGIAFVGPSGENSAPPAFLIEREYPSRRQRLMIWLAAACLLLIAGGLVFWLASQPGSPAEPLADKAFVNEIATRNGSRTSVHLPDGTQVWLNAGSKLTYDKQFGSGKREVTLTGEAFFDVARNPSIPFIIHTARIDVKVLGTRFNLKSYPGEQTSEAALVNGSIEVSIRERSAQRIILQANEKIVVGTNDSLQDGQQTKLSISQQEAPPPIMVVSKLNYAVTDSSLLETSWLQNKLAFKDESFRDVAAKMERWYNVKIRFADRSLETLRFTGTFETETIGQALQALQITGEFRYRFVDNKTVMISK